In Leptospira hartskeerlii, a single window of DNA contains:
- a CDS encoding ROK family protein gives MSSIIGVDIGAQSIKACLTDQSGKIFSHSDRKTGPEMDSKHFLSSLEEQISKLISDSKDPVKGIGLGSPGPIDKENGILISSANLPLLKNVLLVDFLKKKFNIPVYYDNDANCAALGEYWFGEGKASPNLIVITLGTGLGGGWVFEGKLFDGYLGNSMEVGHTTIHPGGALCGCGQRGCAEAYFSASGFSSRFLEKTGSKLSDVETLFDLASKHHKEANEIVEEGIESLAQLIRNLIHLLNPEHIVLSGGIAKSYSFFGKRLENRVKEIIFPIFKEYVKIVPGKSVTGALGAASLCLDNKT, from the coding sequence ATGAGTTCTATTATAGGCGTGGATATCGGCGCCCAAAGTATTAAAGCCTGTCTTACGGATCAGTCCGGTAAAATTTTTTCGCATTCCGATCGAAAGACCGGACCGGAAATGGATTCTAAACATTTTTTGTCATCATTGGAGGAACAGATCTCCAAACTCATCTCGGACTCTAAAGATCCAGTGAAAGGTATTGGACTCGGAAGTCCCGGTCCAATAGATAAAGAAAATGGAATATTGATCTCTTCCGCAAATCTTCCCTTATTAAAAAATGTTCTCTTAGTTGATTTCTTAAAGAAGAAGTTTAACATTCCTGTTTATTACGATAACGATGCAAACTGCGCGGCACTAGGAGAGTATTGGTTCGGAGAAGGTAAAGCTTCCCCCAATCTGATCGTTATCACGTTAGGGACCGGACTAGGCGGAGGATGGGTTTTCGAAGGAAAATTATTCGACGGTTATCTTGGAAATTCTATGGAAGTAGGACATACTACAATTCATCCAGGTGGCGCGCTTTGCGGCTGCGGGCAAAGAGGATGTGCGGAAGCCTACTTCAGTGCCAGCGGATTCTCTTCCAGATTTTTAGAAAAGACAGGATCCAAACTTTCGGACGTCGAAACTCTATTCGATCTTGCTTCCAAACATCACAAAGAAGCAAACGAGATCGTAGAAGAAGGAATAGAAAGTTTAGCCCAACTCATTCGGAACCTAATCCATCTACTCAATCCTGAGCATATCGTATTGTCGGGAGGGATAGCTAAGTCCTATTCCTTTTTCGGAAAACGACTTGAAAACAGAGTGAAAGAAATCATATTTCCAATATTCAAAGAATACGTAAAGATCGTTCCAGGAAAATCGGTCACCGGCGCCCTGGGAGCAGCAAGTTTATGTTTGGACAATAAAACATGA
- a CDS encoding histidine triad nucleotide-binding protein — MTDSCIFCKLINKEIPAKIIFEDENLLAFHDISPQAPTHFLVIPKKHIVDIDKTNAEDKALLGEILYRATEIARSLGLNQEGFRIVNNMGLLGGQTVFHLHFHILGGRQMKWPPG; from the coding sequence ATGACAGATTCGTGTATATTTTGTAAACTTATCAATAAAGAGATCCCAGCTAAGATCATTTTCGAGGATGAAAATCTATTAGCTTTTCATGATATTTCTCCGCAGGCTCCCACTCATTTTCTGGTCATTCCTAAAAAACATATAGTGGATATAGACAAAACTAACGCAGAGGACAAAGCACTTCTCGGAGAAATTTTATACAGAGCCACTGAAATCGCAAGGTCTCTCGGACTCAATCAAGAAGGTTTCCGTATTGTGAATAATATGGGGTTACTCGGCGGCCAAACAGTATTTCATCTTCATTTCCATATACTTGGCGGAAGACAAATGAAATGGCCTCCGGGTTGA
- a CDS encoding lysylphosphatidylglycerol synthase transmembrane domain-containing protein, whose amino-acid sequence MKKLLLGFGISALSLGFLFWNLDLSGFTSILERWKPIFLVPFFFAILWGLLLFSWRWYLLLNKKVPFRTALLSAYIGVGANQFLPARGGDIFRLYLCKKGENIGYGSLVSGIFLEKVLDFSFIFCAGLGALFILGVNGSETKILFPLLGILGIFSALVIVRLFHKRLIALGEFLFSKIGKKNFFSEKLAPQVAELGSFLTFRNVSSYGILTACTWLLGYAIHYTLLQYLVGIHLSPLETVFIMFCGAVGVMVPSAPSGAGVYHASITSGFVLLGRESSEGLVYATTVHLGQMTALGILTAILYVYWSFTEKEKAQIKP is encoded by the coding sequence TTGAAAAAGTTATTACTCGGTTTCGGGATCAGTGCTTTATCTCTAGGTTTTCTATTTTGGAACCTGGATCTTTCCGGTTTTACTTCTATTTTAGAAAGATGGAAACCTATCTTCTTAGTTCCATTCTTCTTCGCGATTCTTTGGGGATTACTTCTATTCTCATGGAGATGGTATTTACTCTTAAACAAAAAAGTTCCTTTCAGAACCGCTCTTCTCTCAGCTTATATCGGAGTAGGAGCGAATCAATTTTTACCCGCAAGAGGAGGAGATATCTTTCGTCTATATCTCTGCAAAAAGGGAGAGAATATCGGTTACGGAAGTTTAGTAAGCGGGATTTTTTTAGAAAAGGTCCTGGACTTCTCCTTTATATTCTGCGCCGGTCTCGGCGCTCTATTTATTTTAGGAGTCAACGGATCCGAAACCAAAATCCTATTTCCTTTACTCGGAATATTAGGGATCTTTTCTGCACTCGTAATTGTACGTTTATTTCACAAACGCCTGATCGCTTTGGGAGAATTTTTATTCTCTAAAATAGGAAAGAAGAACTTCTTTTCCGAAAAGCTCGCTCCCCAAGTCGCCGAATTGGGAAGTTTTTTAACTTTTCGTAATGTTTCCAGTTATGGAATTCTGACTGCCTGCACTTGGCTTTTAGGATATGCGATCCATTATACCCTTTTGCAATACTTAGTCGGGATCCATTTAAGTCCTTTAGAAACCGTATTTATCATGTTCTGCGGAGCCGTCGGAGTAATGGTACCTTCTGCACCATCCGGAGCAGGAGTATATCATGCTTCGATCACATCAGGATTTGTTCTTTTAGGTAGAGAAAGTTCAGAAGGTTTGGTGTACGCAACCACAGTCCATTTAGGACAGATGACTGCGCTCGGGATCTTAACGGCCATACTTTACGTGTATTGGTCTTTTACTGAAAAAGAAAAGGCCCAAATAAAACCGTAG
- a CDS encoding LA_2478/LA_2722/LA_4182 family protein has product MMHIRVLILFLSGIVLMTSCSKSPEDKIMELAPRFQKALCSKMIECSKDDIAKIPPQYRATLPAFMQSEEGCVSYFKENFDKAREQRKSEKKELTAETVASFEACIAGLESTTCEPFKGQRGPRLGVPGCENLEKISKPDSP; this is encoded by the coding sequence ATGATGCATATTCGAGTTTTAATACTATTCCTTTCTGGAATCGTTCTTATGACTTCTTGTTCGAAATCTCCCGAAGACAAAATTATGGAATTAGCTCCTCGGTTCCAGAAAGCTCTTTGTTCGAAAATGATAGAATGTAGCAAGGACGATATTGCAAAGATACCTCCTCAATATAGGGCGACTCTTCCTGCTTTTATGCAATCCGAAGAGGGATGTGTTTCTTATTTTAAGGAAAATTTCGATAAGGCGAGAGAACAAAGAAAGTCCGAAAAGAAGGAATTGACTGCGGAGACTGTCGCTTCTTTCGAAGCTTGTATCGCTGGATTGGAAAGTACCACTTGCGAACCTTTTAAAGGACAAAGAGGCCCAAGACTGGGAGTACCAGGCTGCGAAAATTTGGAAAAGATCTCAAAACCCGATTCTCCGTAA
- a CDS encoding beta-ketoacyl-[acyl-carrier-protein] synthase family protein yields MDKSKNGKNSRVVITGIGVILPNTFSVQDFWTNLSEGRSQLDFITRFPTEDFPIKVAGEMNTFDWKKHLPDLSDKYSKNYNTETLALMAAMEEANKDAGITKGDLHPSRVGFIDSSSRASMAWWDFAWRKYLEEKDHNVFDRYSVLTSMASNPTNLTAINANIQGFVTTVSAACVGGHHAISLCYQAIRKGRAEVMYAGGHEFPILKTLMMMYSDPMSRVMSLEKDNPKKGIRPYDINRDGFLLGEGAVVLVMERLDRALQRGAKIYSEVLGTYSYNEADHAMRMDLTGKKATTGLRHLMKISGLRLGDIDYFCGHGTATHNNDLAESRAIGHLYEGRPKFHWAPVGSIKPIFGHTFGAAGIINVAATSLMLKNQTLCPTINLENPDPECDHDHVAEGARKAKIRYAISMAFAIGSQSSFVSLAAPEF; encoded by the coding sequence ATGGATAAATCTAAAAACGGAAAAAACTCCCGGGTAGTCATCACCGGTATCGGAGTCATTCTTCCGAACACTTTTTCAGTACAAGACTTTTGGACAAATCTTTCTGAGGGAAGATCCCAACTGGATTTTATCACCCGTTTTCCTACGGAAGACTTCCCGATCAAGGTCGCGGGGGAAATGAATACGTTCGATTGGAAAAAACATCTGCCTGATCTGAGCGATAAATATTCCAAGAATTATAATACGGAAACTCTGGCATTAATGGCCGCTATGGAAGAGGCAAATAAGGATGCTGGTATCACGAAAGGAGATTTACATCCGAGTAGAGTCGGCTTTATAGACTCTTCTTCCAGAGCATCTATGGCTTGGTGGGATTTTGCTTGGAGGAAATATTTAGAAGAAAAGGATCATAACGTGTTCGATCGTTATTCTGTTCTTACTTCTATGGCTTCCAATCCCACGAACTTAACCGCAATCAACGCAAATATCCAGGGTTTTGTGACCACAGTGTCTGCTGCTTGTGTGGGTGGACATCATGCGATCAGCTTATGTTACCAAGCTATTCGCAAAGGTAGAGCGGAAGTTATGTATGCCGGTGGTCATGAATTTCCCATTCTCAAAACTCTAATGATGATGTATTCCGATCCTATGAGCCGGGTCATGTCTTTGGAAAAAGATAATCCTAAAAAAGGGATCCGTCCTTACGATATAAATAGGGACGGGTTTTTATTGGGAGAAGGCGCAGTCGTTCTAGTGATGGAAAGATTGGACAGAGCATTACAAAGAGGTGCTAAGATCTATTCGGAAGTTCTAGGAACTTATAGTTATAATGAAGCGGACCATGCGATGAGAATGGACTTAACCGGCAAAAAAGCCACCACCGGTCTTAGACATTTGATGAAGATCAGCGGACTTCGTTTGGGAGATATAGATTATTTCTGTGGGCATGGGACCGCAACGCATAACAATGATTTGGCGGAAAGTCGTGCAATCGGTCATTTGTATGAGGGTCGTCCTAAATTCCATTGGGCACCTGTCGGTTCTATTAAACCGATATTCGGTCATACATTCGGAGCGGCTGGAATTATCAATGTGGCCGCAACTTCTCTTATGTTGAAAAATCAGACCCTATGTCCTACAATCAATCTGGAGAATCCGGATCCTGAATGCGATCACGACCATGTCGCAGAAGGAGCCAGAAAGGCGAAAATCAGATATGCAATTTCCATGGCATTCGCGATCGGAAGCCAATCTTCATTCGTAAGTTTGGCAGCTCCGGAGTTTTGA
- a CDS encoding SiaB family protein kinase: MQLSKQYNVLKRTGVALLYKGPFSETTISSLNDLLKEKLEGEKKKNRILTVFVEMAQNVAHYSVERDEKSGIGILVLRRKAHNWELNCGNAITPEQAAFLKGKLEETKKLSQEELKQKYNEQIRSDRPEKSKGAGLGFFEIARKSDLPLVFQLEEADNGDLFFRLTARFLLEGAYSSGL, from the coding sequence ATGCAGTTATCAAAACAATATAATGTTCTTAAAAGGACCGGAGTGGCTCTTCTTTATAAGGGGCCATTTTCCGAGACTACCATTTCTTCTTTAAACGATCTTCTAAAAGAAAAATTAGAAGGAGAAAAGAAGAAGAACCGCATCCTCACCGTATTCGTGGAAATGGCGCAGAATGTTGCCCATTATTCCGTAGAAAGAGATGAAAAAAGCGGAATAGGCATTTTAGTTTTAAGAAGAAAGGCCCATAATTGGGAACTCAATTGCGGTAATGCGATCACTCCTGAGCAAGCCGCATTCTTAAAAGGTAAATTAGAAGAAACTAAAAAACTTTCCCAAGAAGAACTCAAACAAAAGTATAATGAGCAGATCCGTTCCGACAGGCCCGAAAAAAGTAAAGGTGCAGGTTTAGGTTTTTTTGAAATAGCAAGAAAGTCGGATTTACCCTTGGTGTTTCAATTAGAGGAGGCGGACAATGGGGATTTATTCTTCCGATTGACTGCCCGATTTCTGTTAGAAGGCGCCTACTCTTCCGGTCTTTAA
- a CDS encoding PP2C family protein-serine/threonine phosphatase, with the protein MKLRYYAITDKGNFRSHNEDSFLSVDSLVCGQTHGESDTVRELDTEEFSGLFALADGLGGHEAGEIASRVALEKLAWMEKAIRPIEELPSSGWKNLIRKINNEVNAYGESIGKPKMGTTLVGCLLGKRKSWVFNVGDSRLYHLTKNGLSKVTVDHNIGEELGSSYGRNLLTSCIGGGTKSIEVDTFDYSGKLSPGDFILLCTDGLTEVLNIDQIEKIMREHEDLRETCRILSEEANLRLTRDNHTIVIIKIDSV; encoded by the coding sequence ATGAAACTCCGGTATTATGCAATCACGGACAAGGGAAACTTTCGTTCTCATAACGAAGATTCTTTTTTATCCGTAGATAGTTTGGTATGTGGCCAAACTCACGGAGAATCAGATACAGTTCGCGAATTAGATACGGAAGAATTTTCCGGACTATTTGCCTTGGCGGACGGTTTAGGCGGACATGAAGCGGGAGAGATCGCAAGTAGAGTTGCATTAGAAAAACTTGCTTGGATGGAAAAAGCGATCCGTCCCATCGAAGAATTGCCTTCTTCCGGTTGGAAGAACCTAATCCGCAAAATTAATAACGAAGTAAACGCCTACGGTGAATCTATAGGAAAACCTAAGATGGGGACCACTTTAGTAGGTTGTCTTTTGGGAAAAAGAAAGTCCTGGGTCTTTAACGTAGGAGACAGCCGACTTTATCACCTTACAAAAAACGGTCTCAGCAAAGTAACAGTAGATCATAATATTGGAGAAGAGTTAGGTTCCAGTTACGGCCGAAATCTTTTAACCAGTTGTATTGGCGGCGGAACAAAAAGTATAGAAGTTGATACGTTCGACTATTCCGGAAAATTGTCTCCCGGAGATTTTATACTACTCTGCACAGATGGTCTTACTGAAGTTTTGAACATTGACCAAATAGAAAAGATCATGAGAGAACATGAAGATCTAAGAGAAACTTGTAGGATCCTTTCGGAAGAAGCAAATCTCAGACTTACTAGAGACAATCACACGATTGTAATTATAAAAATAGACTCAGTTTAA
- a CDS encoding SDR family NAD(P)-dependent oxidoreductase: MKDKVALVTGGNAGIGKAIVLEFVSRGAKVIFCGRREEEGKKAEEEISKLGGKVKFFRCDVSDDSQVKELVQKAESEFGGLDYAVNNAAVGGLATDLHQYPEKVWDKVISVDLKGTWLCMKHELELLLKRGGGSIVNVSSIAGLVGADWKVAPYSAAKHGVVGLTKSAALEYAEKKIRVNAVCPGFIRTEMLEGLFHSSSDPKEAEKKITRLHPVNRLSEPSEVAKAAVWLCSDEASFITGVALPVDGGYTAK; this comes from the coding sequence ATGAAAGATAAGGTCGCATTAGTCACAGGCGGGAATGCAGGAATCGGAAAAGCAATCGTATTGGAATTTGTTTCCAGAGGTGCGAAGGTAATATTCTGCGGAAGAAGAGAAGAAGAAGGAAAAAAAGCAGAAGAGGAAATTTCCAAACTAGGCGGAAAAGTAAAGTTCTTTCGATGTGATGTGTCAGACGATTCTCAAGTAAAAGAATTAGTACAAAAAGCCGAGTCCGAATTCGGAGGCTTAGACTACGCGGTGAACAACGCTGCGGTCGGCGGACTTGCAACCGATCTACATCAATACCCGGAAAAAGTTTGGGACAAAGTGATCTCGGTAGATCTAAAAGGCACTTGGCTTTGTATGAAACATGAATTAGAACTTCTTTTAAAAAGAGGAGGGGGTTCTATCGTAAATGTATCTTCTATCGCAGGGTTAGTCGGTGCAGATTGGAAAGTGGCTCCATATTCTGCAGCAAAACATGGAGTAGTCGGACTCACAAAATCAGCAGCGTTAGAATACGCGGAAAAAAAGATTAGAGTGAACGCAGTTTGTCCGGGATTTATTCGCACGGAAATGTTAGAAGGACTGTTTCATTCTTCGTCTGATCCTAAAGAAGCTGAGAAAAAAATCACCAGATTACATCCAGTCAATCGACTTTCTGAGCCGAGTGAAGTGGCAAAGGCGGCAGTTTGGTTATGTTCCGACGAGGCTTCCTTCATTACCGGCGTGGCGCTTCCCGTAGATGGCGGCTATACTGCAAAGTAA
- a CDS encoding four helix bundle protein, which produces MNSKAQTSQAEAEFPSEYYFSTEIPIRKIDLSLDIHVSFASVLDLVMEAHLQFFQYLGYSVTDIHGNSIIFANASIQYQGELLYKDKVIIDVSLDNFGEKSFDLYFRLSKRNRAEKVSVVKIRVLFFDYKQRKVVPIPSEFKQKFDTGKYIKMQSPEIGKEVSSAVGPDGFVFGFRKLEVWNLSHVFLLHLYELCESWKGKVEPSLLEHIRSISSLLPVRIAGAWGTRIRAEKVKNILRAKVHLEELRYLLILVADLGKVDPSQELDDLQTINSHLKKYLNKVRTGETRKIR; this is translated from the coding sequence ATGAATTCCAAGGCCCAAACTTCTCAGGCGGAAGCCGAGTTTCCTTCGGAATATTATTTTTCGACGGAGATACCGATCCGTAAGATCGATCTGAGTTTGGACATACATGTTTCTTTCGCAAGCGTCTTGGATCTTGTGATGGAAGCTCACCTTCAATTCTTTCAATACTTAGGTTATTCGGTCACCGATATACACGGAAACAGCATCATATTTGCAAATGCTTCCATACAATATCAGGGAGAATTATTATATAAAGATAAAGTGATTATAGATGTTTCCTTGGATAATTTCGGGGAGAAGTCTTTTGATCTATACTTTAGGCTTTCTAAAAGGAATCGAGCGGAGAAGGTCTCCGTCGTAAAGATCAGAGTTCTGTTCTTCGATTATAAACAAAGAAAAGTAGTTCCAATCCCTTCCGAATTCAAACAGAAATTTGATACCGGTAAGTATATCAAGATGCAAAGTCCTGAGATCGGAAAAGAGGTCTCAAGCGCCGTCGGTCCCGATGGATTCGTATTCGGATTTCGTAAACTGGAAGTGTGGAATCTATCGCATGTGTTCCTTCTTCATTTATACGAACTTTGTGAGAGTTGGAAAGGAAAAGTAGAGCCGAGTCTATTAGAACATATCAGATCCATTTCTTCCTTATTGCCTGTTCGAATTGCAGGTGCTTGGGGAACCAGAATTCGCGCAGAAAAAGTAAAAAATATACTAAGAGCAAAAGTGCATTTGGAAGAATTAAGATATCTTCTGATCTTAGTAGCGGATCTTGGAAAAGTGGATCCTTCCCAAGAGTTGGATGACCTTCAGACGATTAATTCTCATCTCAAAAAATATCTGAACAAAGTCAGGACCGGAGAAACTAGAAAGATCCGATGA
- a CDS encoding acyl-CoA thioesterase, whose translation MSEVPKESFTFKTELVVRRSDTRSATVVGGLFVSHLTYETFIPLINEVFDAFLESYSWSKANIAGANIIIPKMEVDYKSEAKAGDVLEFSAGVFNLGKKSCELYISASQKVSKEEVGLAKISLVFFDYVSKKTLEIPSAFRAKFEV comes from the coding sequence ATGTCAGAAGTTCCCAAAGAGTCTTTTACATTCAAGACAGAACTAGTTGTCCGCAGATCGGACACTCGGAGCGCCACTGTAGTAGGTGGACTTTTTGTTTCTCACCTAACATACGAAACATTTATTCCACTCATAAACGAAGTATTCGATGCATTCTTAGAATCGTATTCTTGGTCCAAGGCAAATATTGCAGGCGCCAATATCATCATTCCTAAAATGGAAGTCGATTATAAGTCCGAAGCTAAAGCTGGAGATGTTTTGGAATTTTCAGCCGGAGTTTTTAATTTAGGAAAGAAGTCTTGCGAGCTATATATCTCCGCTTCTCAAAAAGTTTCTAAAGAAGAAGTAGGACTCGCAAAAATTTCTCTAGTCTTCTTCGACTATGTTTCTAAAAAAACATTGGAGATCCCGTCCGCATTCAGGGCGAAATTCGAAGTATGA
- a CDS encoding CoA-transferase: MPQESKHKTTKILSDPDSLVREFVKPGMYLHLATTMSRPNALIYSLSRVFEGTNPEFTISVAGIHSSAHCLALSGIVKKIITGFAGDNYPKPSPNSLYKDLMRGKPFELELWSLLTLVQRLMAGAMKLPGFVSNSLVGSDLITDKLGKTAFLYHKPTEGSPYGEAASPHLDSESRGTKKKDMVVLLPLCPEITLVHGVVADEDGNIVLSQPGGEGAWGALAATKGVIATVEKIVPRGTVPPELVHIPSTKVLGIAPARFGAHPQSLRVQGFPEIPAFEGVESYLDDYEFQMEANKAAGIPAKAEKWYKENVILSGGHEEYLDLMGEVRLRRLKMTPPEHSLSSPENPKTVNDSEQMIILAARAIIEKVKTKGYKTILAGIGAAHMAAWTAAKLLEKEGIHIKIIAELGFYGMKPFAGDVFLFSQLHTQHCSMLSDIISVLGTIVPDDCLGVIGAAEVDWFGNINSVLDGKGNFLVGSGGANDIASTADTIVVAKANRFRFVRKVKHITSPGDRVVEAVCQFGRFQRSSFSDHPFELSSWLTPASDDEMESEEAVLRYTLWLPPDEDLPIAQEPAVNSDELTALRELDPERIYTEQFMVYTRLP; the protein is encoded by the coding sequence ATGCCACAAGAATCGAAACATAAAACTACTAAGATTCTTTCCGATCCCGATTCTCTTGTACGAGAATTCGTTAAGCCTGGCATGTACTTACACTTGGCCACTACCATGTCTAGGCCAAATGCACTTATCTATTCTCTCTCTAGAGTTTTTGAAGGAACAAATCCTGAGTTCACTATCAGTGTTGCGGGAATTCATTCTAGTGCTCATTGTCTAGCTCTTTCCGGCATCGTAAAAAAGATAATTACAGGTTTTGCCGGAGATAATTATCCTAAGCCAAGTCCAAACAGTCTGTATAAAGATTTAATGAGAGGGAAACCTTTCGAGTTGGAACTTTGGTCCCTTCTCACATTGGTGCAAAGATTAATGGCGGGAGCCATGAAACTTCCCGGCTTTGTTTCTAATTCTTTGGTAGGGTCTGACCTAATTACGGACAAATTAGGAAAGACTGCGTTCTTATATCATAAACCTACCGAAGGAAGTCCTTACGGAGAAGCAGCAAGTCCTCATCTAGATTCCGAAAGTAGAGGAACAAAGAAGAAGGACATGGTAGTCCTTCTTCCACTTTGCCCTGAGATCACATTGGTTCACGGAGTAGTAGCGGATGAAGATGGGAATATTGTACTTTCTCAGCCAGGCGGAGAAGGAGCCTGGGGTGCACTTGCAGCTACAAAAGGTGTAATCGCTACTGTCGAGAAGATCGTACCAAGAGGAACAGTTCCTCCTGAACTAGTACATATACCCAGTACGAAAGTTTTAGGGATCGCTCCAGCAAGATTCGGGGCACATCCTCAATCTTTAAGGGTACAAGGTTTTCCAGAGATCCCTGCATTCGAAGGTGTGGAATCTTATTTGGATGATTACGAATTCCAAATGGAGGCCAATAAGGCGGCAGGCATTCCCGCTAAGGCCGAAAAATGGTATAAAGAAAATGTAATATTATCAGGAGGTCACGAAGAATATCTGGATCTGATGGGAGAAGTCAGGCTCAGACGTTTGAAGATGACTCCTCCGGAACATTCTCTTTCTTCTCCCGAAAATCCTAAAACAGTAAATGATTCCGAGCAGATGATCATTCTTGCTGCAAGAGCGATCATAGAGAAAGTCAAGACAAAAGGATACAAAACGATTCTCGCAGGGATCGGAGCCGCTCATATGGCTGCCTGGACAGCAGCCAAACTTCTAGAAAAGGAAGGGATCCATATCAAGATCATCGCCGAACTTGGGTTTTATGGAATGAAACCTTTTGCGGGTGATGTTTTTCTTTTCAGCCAACTCCATACTCAACACTGTTCCATGTTATCCGATATCATAAGTGTATTGGGAACAATCGTACCGGATGATTGTTTGGGAGTGATCGGCGCTGCAGAAGTGGACTGGTTCGGAAATATCAACTCAGTCTTGGACGGAAAAGGAAACTTCTTAGTAGGTTCAGGAGGAGCGAATGATATCGCCTCCACTGCTGATACAATCGTAGTAGCAAAGGCGAACCGTTTTCGATTCGTAAGAAAAGTAAAACATATCACTTCTCCTGGAGACAGAGTGGTAGAAGCGGTGTGTCAGTTCGGTAGATTCCAAAGGAGTTCCTTTTCTGACCATCCTTTCGAATTAAGCTCATGGCTTACTCCCGCATCCGACGATGAAATGGAATCGGAAGAAGCTGTTCTAAGATATACTCTCTGGCTCCCTCCTGACGAAGATCTTCCCATTGCGCAAGAGCCGGCAGTAAATTCGGATGAATTGACTGCCCTCAGGGAATTGGATCCGGAAAGAATTTATACAGAACAATTTATGGTGTATACCCGTTTGCCTTAA
- a CDS encoding ketoacyl-ACP synthase III translates to MANSKNLVSNGVRITGIGHYLPERIVTNDEIRPRLKYPEMHPAEKAVIGNIGVTERRRANEKETAQFMAAETSKMILKDAGKKAEDVDLFILANWTDRLYLPDLAPQASKLAGTSNSLAFDISTACTGFVHGVQMASAFLSSGKFKTALVIGSERFSVRTKMNGYGEFTAGDAAAGVLLEYTGNKEFGIIDSFLKDDGDLSKIIELGPGPNFYIKSYPELVTNAADLTLSAMDGLLKKNNVALEDIDWVIPHPGTDVVVQDVLKRTKFPKEKILFNFERVGNTSAASIPIALSEYYYKGIVKKGDLILSPAVGAGFYWGGLLYRL, encoded by the coding sequence ATGGCGAATTCTAAAAATCTAGTTTCGAACGGGGTTCGAATCACCGGGATCGGACATTATCTCCCGGAAAGGATCGTCACTAACGATGAAATTCGGCCTAGATTAAAATATCCAGAAATGCACCCTGCCGAAAAAGCAGTCATCGGCAATATAGGTGTAACGGAAAGAAGAAGGGCAAACGAAAAAGAAACCGCCCAATTTATGGCTGCGGAAACCTCCAAAATGATCCTGAAAGATGCAGGAAAAAAAGCGGAGGATGTGGACTTATTCATTTTAGCCAACTGGACTGATAGGCTTTATCTCCCGGATTTGGCGCCTCAGGCTTCCAAACTTGCAGGAACTTCCAACTCACTAGCATTCGATATTTCTACTGCTTGCACCGGATTTGTTCATGGAGTGCAAATGGCATCTGCATTCTTAAGCAGCGGTAAATTTAAGACCGCACTAGTGATCGGTAGCGAAAGATTTTCCGTTAGAACCAAAATGAACGGCTATGGAGAATTTACTGCAGGTGATGCAGCAGCAGGAGTTCTGTTAGAATATACCGGAAACAAGGAATTCGGCATCATTGATTCTTTTTTGAAAGATGACGGAGATCTTTCTAAGATCATAGAGTTAGGACCAGGACCGAATTTTTATATAAAAAGTTATCCTGAGCTTGTGACCAACGCCGCAGATCTTACACTTTCCGCCATGGACGGTCTATTAAAAAAGAATAATGTCGCATTAGAAGATATAGATTGGGTAATACCCCATCCGGGCACAGACGTGGTCGTTCAGGATGTTCTCAAAAGAACAAAATTCCCTAAAGAAAAAATACTTTTTAATTTCGAAAGAGTAGGAAATACTTCCGCTGCATCCATCCCAATCGCATTATCCGAATATTATTATAAAGGGATCGTCAAAAAAGGCGATTTAATCCTTTCCCCAGCGGTTGGAGCCGGATTTTATTGGGGCGGTCTTTTGTATCGCCTCTGA